The following proteins are encoded in a genomic region of Cetobacterium sp. 8H:
- a CDS encoding UvrD-helicase domain-containing protein encodes MSLEIINDKNIKLETFQLEFQNKIKDFYKNGKAILYVKPQIRDFNLDFLLIDSLRGVFIFKVVDWKHEEIEYMNSVVGEVREKGVKNPFFQVKQNYNYFKGLFENQDFLLNESGELKFNFRTFVVFTQMKSNHIKNFKHKFNDSYKEYIPKENLGMLDLNYFLSSPKETLSDKTINCIRGCIYPEILITDIEKKDEFLNEDLVDETIKVLDTKQEKLAKNLENGFQIITGVPGSGKTVVLISRAIHLAKAHPNWKIKILTYNRTLKSRIESKINYLKPILEFEGLNLNNLTIDTFHTLALEIAEVEAGDFNNSDFWKDELPKIALSKATPSYDAILVDEYQDFKEDWIKVCIKSLNMIDNQKNLLLVGDPLQAIYNNDELSLKSLNLSPIDKNLSLNFSYRTGKKQMLLASNLILDDNGTTSSANVLSELENIKLQTNHNSEIYFVERGYTEIFDILNFLLIKEKINPEDLMILVPTNKTKEDFYRLLPNNLTSFLTFSKDFSDTHGVVTTYYSAKGLEAKICILVEFEKIKNKKIAYVALTRASEQTYIYCKEKFSNHNIIKIENFLKNIHI; translated from the coding sequence ATGTCTTTGGAAATTATAAATGACAAAAATATAAAATTAGAAACTTTTCAATTGGAGTTTCAAAATAAAATTAAAGATTTTTATAAAAATGGAAAAGCGATACTCTATGTAAAACCACAAATACGAGATTTTAACTTAGATTTTTTATTAATTGATTCCTTAAGAGGGGTTTTCATTTTTAAAGTTGTAGACTGGAAACATGAAGAGATTGAGTATATGAACTCTGTAGTAGGTGAAGTTAGAGAGAAAGGTGTTAAAAATCCTTTTTTTCAAGTTAAACAAAATTATAACTATTTCAAAGGTCTTTTTGAAAACCAAGATTTTCTTTTAAATGAAAGTGGAGAACTGAAGTTTAACTTTAGAACCTTTGTTGTTTTTACTCAAATGAAGTCAAATCATATTAAAAATTTTAAACATAAATTTAATGATAGCTACAAAGAATATATACCTAAAGAAAACTTAGGGATGCTTGATTTAAATTATTTTCTCTCCTCACCAAAAGAAACTCTAAGCGATAAAACAATAAATTGTATAAGAGGTTGTATATACCCAGAAATTCTTATTACTGATATTGAAAAAAAAGATGAATTTTTAAATGAAGATCTTGTTGATGAAACTATAAAAGTTTTAGATACAAAACAAGAAAAATTAGCTAAAAATTTAGAAAACGGTTTTCAAATAATTACGGGAGTTCCTGGAAGTGGAAAAACTGTAGTTTTAATATCTAGGGCAATTCATTTAGCTAAAGCTCATCCTAATTGGAAAATAAAGATTTTAACATATAATAGAACTTTAAAATCTAGAATTGAAAGTAAAATAAACTATCTCAAACCAATTTTAGAATTTGAAGGTCTAAATTTAAATAATTTAACTATAGATACCTTTCATACTCTAGCTTTAGAGATTGCTGAAGTTGAAGCTGGAGATTTTAATAATAGTGATTTTTGGAAAGATGAGCTTCCTAAAATTGCACTTTCTAAAGCTACTCCAAGTTATGATGCAATATTAGTTGATGAATACCAAGATTTTAAAGAGGATTGGATTAAAGTTTGCATAAAATCTTTAAATATGATTGATAATCAAAAAAATCTTCTTCTTGTAGGAGATCCTCTACAAGCTATTTATAACAATGATGAACTTTCTCTTAAATCTTTAAATCTGTCACCAATAGATAAAAACCTGTCTCTTAACTTTTCCTATAGAACAGGTAAAAAACAGATGCTTTTAGCTTCTAATCTCATTTTAGATGACAATGGTACAACTTCTTCTGCAAATGTTCTATCTGAATTAGAAAATATTAAACTTCAAACAAATCATAATAGTGAAATTTATTTTGTAGAACGAGGATACACAGAAATTTTTGACATTTTAAATTTTTTACTAATCAAAGAAAAAATCAACCCTGAAGATTTGATGATTTTAGTTCCAACAAATAAAACTAAAGAGGATTTCTACAGACTTTTACCGAATAATCTAACTTCATTTTTAACTTTCTCAAAAGATTTTTCTGATACCCACGGAGTTGTTACCACATATTATTCTGCCAAAGGTTTAGAAGCTAAAATATGTATTCTCGTAGAATTTGAAAAAATTAAAAATAAGAAAATAGCATATGTTGCTCTTACTAGAGCTTCAGAGCAAACATATATCTATTGTAAAGAAAAATTTTCTAACCACAACATAATTAAAATTGAAAATTTTTTAAAGAACATTCATATATAA
- the cas2 gene encoding CRISPR-associated endonuclease Cas2: MYDISENNIRNKFIKFLRNLGCLRIQKSVFLGDLSETTFKTIEFEISNIINTNNDSIYIFPICQREYKDCVFMDKRQFQNVLQMSAIIL, translated from the coding sequence ATGTATGATATAAGTGAAAATAATATTAGAAACAAATTTATAAAATTTTTAAGAAATTTAGGATGTTTAAGAATCCAGAAATCTGTTTTTTTAGGTGATCTTTCTGAAACTACTTTTAAAACTATTGAATTTGAAATTTCAAATATCATAAATACAAATAATGACTCTATATATATTTTCCCTATTTGTCAAAGAGAATATAAAGATTGTGTATTTATGGATAAGAGACAGTTTCAAAATGTTTTACAGATGAGTGCCATTATTCTTTGA
- the cas2 gene encoding CRISPR-associated endonuclease Cas2, with amino-acid sequence MIYIVSYDISNNNHRTGLNKFLKENGLLPIQKSVFFGELSPQGKQSLIKNSKIFFNNKKDSLLFIGLCSDDFSNFKRVGFNKDLNKLRKEEVEFL; translated from the coding sequence ATGATATATATTGTTAGCTATGATATTTCAAACAATAATCATCGAACAGGGTTAAATAAGTTTTTAAAAGAAAATGGGCTGCTTCCTATACAAAAATCTGTCTTTTTTGGTGAACTTTCTCCACAAGGCAAACAATCACTTATAAAAAATAGTAAAATCTTTTTTAATAATAAAAAAGATAGTTTATTATTTATTGGTTTATGTTCTGATGATTTCTCAAATTTTAAAAGAGTTGGATTTAATAAAGATTTAAATAAATTACGAAAAGAGGAGGTTGAATTTCTATAA
- the cas1 gene encoding CRISPR-associated endonuclease Cas1 has product MDIYLTEFGSKLKKSGEAFCIINSKGEHYFSPNQVECFVIEDKISVSSDALQLAITNDIPIILSDKLGNVIGKVWQYKFGSNAKIRRKQLEFFQTEVGSELGKEWIIKKLKHQINHLEKLSSIRKITSYSEDIAKMKQLMDKLSNLNGSPSEIRETLMGYEGNISKIYFKCISDLLPERWKFKEREYRGAKTPYNIVLNYLYGILYSKVEHALIIAGLDPFIGIFHTDNYNKASLLFDFIEQFRFLALEQVTTLFSKGIIQQNFFIEKEDKSIILASTKKGIIVQEFYKTLERSGSLSNKKNYTHKNLIKLEAKNLATSLMNL; this is encoded by the coding sequence ATGGATATCTATCTTACAGAATTCGGAAGTAAATTAAAAAAATCTGGGGAAGCATTTTGTATCATTAACTCTAAAGGTGAACATTATTTTTCTCCCAATCAAGTTGAATGTTTTGTTATTGAAGACAAAATATCAGTTTCATCTGATGCCCTACAATTAGCTATAACCAATGATATTCCAATTATTTTATCTGATAAATTAGGTAATGTTATTGGAAAAGTTTGGCAATACAAATTTGGTTCTAATGCCAAAATTAGAAGAAAACAATTAGAGTTTTTTCAAACAGAAGTTGGAAGTGAACTCGGAAAAGAGTGGATTATTAAAAAATTAAAACACCAAATTAACCATCTCGAAAAACTTTCCTCTATAAGAAAAATAACATCTTATTCAGAAGACATAGCTAAAATGAAGCAGCTTATGGATAAACTATCTAATTTAAACGGTTCTCCCTCTGAAATAAGAGAAACTTTAATGGGATATGAAGGGAATATATCTAAAATATATTTTAAATGTATTTCAGATCTATTGCCTGAACGGTGGAAGTTTAAAGAAAGAGAATATCGTGGTGCTAAAACTCCTTATAATATAGTTTTAAACTATCTATATGGAATCTTATACTCAAAAGTAGAACACGCTCTTATTATTGCTGGCTTAGATCCTTTTATTGGAATCTTTCATACAGATAACTATAATAAAGCATCATTACTCTTTGACTTTATAGAGCAATTTAGATTTTTAGCTTTAGAACAGGTTACAACTCTATTTAGCAAAGGAATTATACAGCAAAATTTTTTTATAGAAAAAGAGGATAAATCTATAATTTTAGCTTCTACAAAAAAAGGCATTATAGTTCAAGAATTTTATAAAACTTTAGAAAGGAGTGGGAGTTTATCAAATAAAAAAAATTATACTCATAAAAATTTGATAAAATTAGAAGCTAAAAATTTGGCTACCTCTCTTATGAATTTATGA